A single region of the Triticum dicoccoides isolate Atlit2015 ecotype Zavitan chromosome 2B, WEW_v2.0, whole genome shotgun sequence genome encodes:
- the LOC119364277 gene encoding stress protein DDR48-like, translated as MADEYGRSGYGRSGAGDDYDNKTSNEGYDRREGGYNKSGADDYEHERSSGRGGYNKSTGDDEYSGAGYKKSGGDDYDAGYNKQSSNEEYGRNKPGSDDYDRSAGGYKKSGGDDDEYSSGGYKKSGGDDEYSGGGYKKSGGDDTEYGSSRDETEKYRKEEKEHKHKEHLGEIGTLASGAFAMYEKHQVKKDPENAHRHKIEEEVAAVAAVGSGGYAFHEHHEKKEYKESAEDGEDEESGRGEGKKKHHFFG; from the exons ATGGCTGACGAGTACGGCCGCAGCGGCTATGGCAGGTCCGGTGCCGGCGACGACTACGACAACAAGACCAGCAACGAGGGCTACGACCGCCGCGAAGGTGGCTACAACAAGTCCGGCGCCGACGACTACGAGCACGAACGCAGCAGCGGCCGCGGTGGCTACAATAAGTCCACCGGCGACGACGAGTACAGCGGCGCCGGGTACAAGAAGTCCGGAGGCGACGACTACGACGCCGGTTACAACAAGCAGTCCAGCAACGAGGAGTACGGCCGCAACAAGCCCGGCAGCGACGACTACGACCGCAGCGCCGGCGGGTACAAGAAgtccggcggcgacgacgacgagtacAGCAGTGGCGGGTACAAGAAGTCGGGTGGCGACGACGAGTACAGCGGCGGCGGGTACAAGAAGTCCGGCGGCGACGACACGGAGTACGGGTCGTCCAGGGACGAGACCGAGAAGtacaggaaggaggagaaggagcacAAGCACAAGGAGCACCTCGGCGAGATAGGCACCCTCGCCTCCGGCGCCTTCGCCATG TACGAGAAGCACCAGGTGAAGAAGGACCCGGAGAACGCGCACCGGCACAAGATCGAGGAGGAAGTGGCCGCGGTGGCGGCGGTTGGCAGCGGCGGGTACGCGTTCCACGAGCACCACGAGAAGAAGGAGTACAAGGAGTCGGCGGAGGACGGCGAGGACGAGGAGTCCGGTCGCGGCGAGGGGAAGAAGAAGCACCACTTCTTCGGCTAA